A stretch of DNA from Vidua chalybeata isolate OUT-0048 chromosome 3, bVidCha1 merged haplotype, whole genome shotgun sequence:
ACCGGCTCCTGGGACAACGAGGTACCGCCCGGGCGGGCCCGGAGGCGCGGCGCGACCTTCccgccggggcgcggggcgggtGGCGGCGGCACCCCACGCCACCTCGGTCCCCTGCGCCTCCGCCGCTTGGTGCGTGAgagcggggccggagccggcCGTGAGCACTGCCTGGCTCGGCAGTCCCTCGCTTCGCTTGGCCGTGCCGTGCTCGCATCCCCAAGGAAGCCGTGGGGCCGCCCCGGCGCACGGCAGCGTTATCCCCCTGGGCAAGCGCTTCCCTCCGGCCGGCGGCGGCTTCCTCAGGAGCGGTGCGCAGCCCGCAGCCTATTGCTTTCCCTGGCTGAGGCTTATTGCTAGGTACTTTCAGAAGCATTTTCGAGTAAATGTGGTATCGTTTCCTTTCAGGATAACAGGATCTCCATTTGGTCTGCTGGCGACCTTGGAAATGCGGGCCTCAATGGTGAATATCATGGAGAACCTAATTTGCTGTGTGACATCCAGCACAACGGTGATGTTATGGATATGCAGGTAAAATACCTGTGTTGAATAGATCCGTATTTTTTAAGGGCTTATCACTTAGAAGAAGTTGAGTGAGAGTGAACTGTCAAAATGCTGAGATTGGCCAAAAATTCTTCCAAAGAAAAAGTACAAAGCCAATCAATATTGCTGTGTTTTTcgtgggtttggttttttcccctccacctACCAATGATTTAGGTTAGTCTAAAGTCAAAATTATCACTGTGGTACTAACATTGGCTAATAGCATTCTTATCTCTCTCTAGTTTTTGGATCAAGAGAGAATCGTGGTTGCCTCATCAACAGGAACTGTAACTATATTCCGTCATCATCGAAATAACCAGGTATGTGACATGCACTGGCTTTAAGATGCTATTCTCTGTAATACAGGTTACTTTGATCTTAGCATAAAAAACATCTGGCtaccaaaattaatttctttttaaagtgtgTTAAAAAAAGCTTTCACTTGCCAAGTACGAGGAAAGAAAATAGCGTTTTACACACATGCTACATAAACTAGATTCCAGAGTGAGACAGACTGAGGTACCTCCTTGTCTGTATCTGTAACCAAACAGCCCATTCATTGAAAACATCCTTGAAGACATTAGAGTGTTTTGGGGTGGTAGATATTAATGGACTTCTACGTGCCTTATCAGAGTTTTTGAATTCTTGAactaaaatacttctttttcaATTCTGAATTGAAAATTATGAATGACTTCTCATGAGTGTCATGTGAAGGAAGATATGTAAACTCTGTAGCCTTTTGCTTTGGTTATAAATCACtggaaataaatgcataatTACCTTTTTATGTATGTTCACAATGTCACAGTAAAGGTGAATATCAGTTAATAATTTGGTGTGGTACCTAAAATAAACTAATTTCCTTGCAATCAAGATCTGAATCTgaccttttattttctaaggGCAACTGTTCTTTTCCCCTGTCCTGGGGAAATAGACATCAGCCTAGTGAAAGGCATTTTACAGTCCATAGTGTTATTTCTAATTGCTAGATCATGTGAACACAGTGgttcagagaagaaataattaacGTTTCGTAAAAGGGTTGTGTGCTTAAGAGTTGATGAAAATTTGGATCTCTTGATTTGTATTTGTATAGGAGGCTCTCATTCCCATGAAATACTGTGGCTTTCCTGGAGCTTGTTTCTGGTTTCATGAGTATTCTGGAAGATTTGTTCTATTGGGTTCATTATTTAAGACCATAATTTCATGTCTGGTTACTACTTAGACATTATCTGCTGACCACCGGTGGGAGAAAGCCCATTATCATGTGGATCAAGACACAGCTTGTGGTGGAGCAGCCTGTACAGGAGTCGTCTGCAACAACCCAGAAATTGTCACTGTTGGAGAAGATGGTAGAATAAATCTcttcagggctgaccaaaaAGATGCAGTAAGAACTATAGGTATGTGAAATACCTGGGTTTTTAAACTAGTCTAATTTGGAGGGGGTTTGGTTTTCAGCTTattataacaaaataaaaaaatagtttaatatGGATTTCAGTATTCCAAGTTGAACATGTTTGTTCCAGATTATTCCTGTATCCCTCCAGAATTCAAATACTTGAAGCATATTTCAGATgtatttctatattctatatatatttctatattcatcttggtatttttaaattcatggTTTTACAGTAAAAGTTGGAGAGGTAAGAGAGAGAACATCTTGGAAGATGCTCTCAGGTTCTTCAGAATGGAGTTCTGTGGTGTAAGCAATCTGTTTTGCTGGTTCCCAATTCAATGACATCTTGACATTTCCCAGGCACTAAGCTGAGTCCTTAACTTGAAGATAGAACTCTTATACCTCATTCAATAGTTGCAAAGGAATGCCTTGgaatttttgttattgtttaGTGGATTTAAGAGTACAGTACAAAGTGCATAGGTTTGTAGTTAGTTAaggtaggaagaaaaaaatatctaaagtTAGAGTCTATGTAAAAATCTTTTGGAGTCATAAAGGTGTATCATTGCTAAAGCACTTAGTGTTAGCCTGTCATAAAACTTTTAATCCTCTAGAACTTCAGCATTCAGTAAtccaacatttctttttaatgatgtCTTAGTGagttttttcttcccctctgctttAATTTAAACAGTAGGAAGAAAAGTCATTCAAATGTCTGTAACTAGGCATCAGTGTAACTTTTTTGTCTCAgtatcagaaaatatttccatcttATGCAGAAAGATAATAATTTGCCTATATTTTCCATATGGGCTTacacaaagaattttaaaatacttgagGTGAAAGTATACTTAACAAAGTTACCCCATCATAATCAAGATGAAAAGTTTATATATAGTaacaaaatacaagaaaatagtGTCTGTTTTTCAGAAGGCCTCAAAAATTTCACCTCAAAGCTGTGAATTGCTTGACATTGTAAATTACTGTGACAAAAAGATGCACTGGAGAAAAggacctgaaaaaaaaaaagggctttgcTATTTAGTTATTAACAAGCACAGCATAATTTGGGTTTAACTTGGCAGTTCAGAAAAGGTCTAAAAGTTGGTGAATTAAGTGTTTCTGTATAAAACTGCTTAATACTGTCAGCCAGTTACTGTTCCTTGTGTTTAGAACTCCATTATGAAAAGCTCCATAGCTACTTCCTGTCAGTAGGTGCTGGCCATATGAAGAAAACTTCTGAGAACCATAAACTTGGTTGAATTAATTCCTCTTCTAGGAACTACAAAAAGAAATCTTACGAATCAACGAGTAGTTTTGTAATCGCCAGAGCTAATTTAATACATCTTACAGATTTGTCTCAGTAATGTTTCATACAGTAAGCAAGGAAGGGCTCCTTTTTCACAGGGTATTTGCAGATACTAGGGGGTCTCTGACCCTGAAACTGCAGAGGTTATGCACATATTTAAGCAACTCTGTTCTGTTCTCTATTAAGAATTACTTTGTTGCAATTAAATGGAGACTACCATTCCATACCAAAATGCTCTCCTCATCTCTTGCAGACAATGCAGACAGCAGTACACTCCATGCAGTGACTTTCCTTCGCACAACTGAGATCTTGACAGTAAACTCAATTGGACAGCTAAAAATATGGGACCTCAGACAGCAAAGAAATGAGCcatctcaaatattttctttgtaagaCTTCCTAAGTAATTTGTTTTACTTATTTACTGAAAAGCATGTGCTACTTCGTATAATCTGATTCAAATCTTTCCTAATAGCTTCCTAACAATAGGATGGtcaattactaattttttttaaaggattttaacTTCTTTGGTACTTAAATAAGCAAAAGGCAGACTGCTTGATGGCTGAACCACTGTTGTGACTCAGCATTGTGCTTAGCAGGTCTGTTTTATGATTTAACTTTTGAAGGACTATTATACCTGTACACTTCtcttttttgagaaaaaaactttCAATCCTCAATCCCAAACTCTTTATATATGCTTTTCTGCACAGGCCTAATGTAAGGTTTCTGGCATTTGGAATGTATTTGAATGGTAACTTTGTGCCTTACAAGGTACTGTGAGAAAAGAAATGGGCTAAATTTCAATCCTGTTGTTGTCTGTGTAATAGTTCCCATTGCTGTGCCTAGACTGTGGTTTAGGTACCTGATTTTATTAGTGCCTGGTCTCCCTTTTTAACTCTTAGTATATACTAAAACTGCAAATATATCATGCATCAGAATAATATTATTATAGGTATACATAGAGTATTATTTGCCTGCAAGGCTTCTCACTCCTTTAAAGCTGTCAGATGCTGTGTAGATGTTCCATAGGGCACGAAACCCGTTTGTAGCTTCATGTTATTGCCATACCTCTGGTTTCCAGTAGATGTCATGTGCCTTCAGCCTGGGGTGGTCAGATGTTAGAGGAACTGAAGGTCCTGTCGATACTGGTACCTCGCTTGTCAGTGCTCCTGATGCCAAATTAAGAAGGGGAAAATAGAAGCTAAATAAAAAATTCGCCTTGGGgttatttggttgttttgttttttcctctttgcaggGCAGGTGACAGAGTTCCACTGCACTGTGTGGATAGGCATCCCAATCAGCAGCATATTGTGGCCACAGGGGGCCAGGATGGAATGCTGAGTATATGGGACATCAGGCAGGGTACTATGCCAGTGTCCCTGCTAAATGCTCACGAAGCAGAAAGTAAGTATCTGAAACGGAGGGGGGAGAAGAAGGTGACATTTTAGAGAAGTTTCTGATTCCTGTAAAAATATGTTGCTGTAACTGTGGTAGAAAACAATCACATACTTGCTATTtcattgaatcatagaatggtttgggttagaagggaccttaaagctcatttaCTTCCAACCTTCCCTGTCAAGGGTAGGGGCACCTTCCActtgaccaggttgctcagaggcCCATCCGACCTAGCCTTGAACATTTCAGGGGTGAggcattcacaacttctctgggaaacctgttccagtgcctcacaaCTCAcgcagtaaagaatttcttcctaataacctaatctaaacctactgtcagtttaaagccattccctttCGTCCTGTGACTACATGCCCTTGTCCTTCATGTGTTTTAGCCTAGCTTCTAGGAGGATTTGTTCGATGTTTTTCCCAGGACCAGAGCTGAGGCTGACAGGTTGGTAGTTCTCAGGGTCTTCCTTTCTATTCTTTTTAAACATGGGTTTGTGGccatctttccctttttccagtccCCTAGTACTTCACCGGACTGCCATAACCTTTCAGACATGGAGAGTGGCTTGGCAACTACATAATCCAATTCCTTCACAACTCTAGGATGCATCTCATAGATTTATGTACATTCGGGCTCCTTAGATGGAACCTGAGCTTCTTGTACAGTGGGAAGGACTTTTCTCCCCCAGACCCTGTCTTGCAGCCCACCCACGTGAGAGGTATGGGAAGAGAGGTTGCCATTGAAGAATGATATAAGAAACTTGTTGAGTAGTTCAACCTTGTCGCTGTCCAGTATTACCAGTTTTCTAGCATTGATTACTGGGGGCGTACACCTTCTTGGACCTTCCTTTTCTGGCTGACACACCTGTAGAAACCCTTCCTGTTGTTATTTTCATCCCTTCCCAAGTTCAGGTCGAGCTTCTTCTTTGCCTTCCTCACTCTATATCCCTAACCTTCATCTCTGTACTCTTCCCAGGATACTTATACTGCTCCATGTTTTCATCTGGAAAATGTGGCTTCCTTCTCTGTATAGGAGACTGTTTTTATCTAAAAGTGAACTCTATCTAAACTAAAAGTAGACTTAGTAAGCAATTCTTTAATGAGCTATTAGATGCATTTGATCAGAATGGCTGTGTTTCTAGCAGGGTAGGTGTATAAATAGCCATGGAAGCTAGTGCAGATAGAGTAAAGCAGAATGCAGATACTAACAAACTTGAAAACATGAGGAAGAAGGGGAGACTCAGCATTCATTTGGCGTCTCCACAGCGTTGAAACAGCTCACTTCCCTGGTAACTATGTGAACAAGACAGCAATTAATTTTATGCTGAAAATCTTGTGATTTGATGCtacatttaaattaaaggagtaaaaatatttcttgatatTAAATTTTACTGACTTAAATGTCTTCTGCAGTTGTGGTATTTAGACACAAAATAATGTGTGTCCTGGGAAGGAACGTATGCTATGTGTCGATTTAAACTTAACAGTTGGGAATATGACATGATAGTACACAAAATGCCTGAATTCAGATAAGACTTTAATAATTTTCACAGTActgaaaatgcaacaaaataggatctttttctttgtttttcttctttaccaCTTTACCCCTGCCAGCAGAGGGAAAACTGCAGTATATAACTTAGGATGGGGCTTTGGGTTTCCTACCCACACAGAAGTAAAAACGAAAGGTTTTGATGGAGGCATGGGTTCTTGTAAATACATGTCTATATCATACTATCCAAATACTTTGATCAAAGTACTTGAGACTTTTTCTGAAGTGGTTTTGTTTGATACTTCCAGTGTGGGAAGTTCACTTCCATCCCTCTGACCCTGATCATTTATTCACGTGTTCTGAAGATGGATCTCTTTGGCACTGGGATACTTCCACAAACGTATCTGAAAAACCATCTTTTCTTCATCAAGGTATGGATGTTTGAAGTCCATCTGTACTGAATTTGTCAGTTGGTAACATCATTACAGTCAGTGTTCTCACATGACCCAAGTAATAACACAATCTtgatacagaaaattaaaagcagctttcttttcttagaAAGCAAACTTAGATAAGCACTTTTCTTGGAAAAACTACTTATATGGCAAACAGTTGTGCAGGGCTTTTCGTggtctggtttgggtttttttaatctgctaCCCTCTGACCAATGTGTGAAGGGGGACATCTATGATTTCAAAGATAGACTGTATTCACTTAAAAATCATCTGTATgtagaaaagaaacagaggcAGCCTGACTGACATTATTGAGTCTCCAAGGGAGTTACACTAACTtagaatacaaaaataattgatAGGTTAACGAGATAGTAGAATTATGAATTTACAATTCAGGGTAATAATTGGAACTTTCAATAAATGAAACTGGATCCTTTTGCATGGTGGTAGGATTTTAAAGTTATGATACTGACTTCTAATacaagcatttattttcacattctaATCACAAAGACTGCTAAGTGCTTGCCACATTAGACCGTAGTGGGGAAACTTCCAGATGTCACCTGCTGCCTTTGGCCTCAAAGTTGTCATTCAAAGTTAAGTTTTATCTATGGAAATTATAGGATTACTAATTCAAGTTGGACTCTGCATGTTTTCAAGTATATGAAGTATAAATCCTTTAGCATCACTTCCGACACCTGCTACTCTTATGCTGACTTATGGTTCTTACAGTGTGAGACTTCAATTTGAATGTAAAGTGTTCTGTGGAAAAAATTCAAAGTCAAATATAGGTTTATCACTTGCTGCAAAAtagggaggaggagcagtaGGGAATAAGTGTTATTGTCA
This window harbors:
- the NUP43 gene encoding nucleoporin Nup43; this translates as MEDVSAKFVSQKISRTRWRPLPAASLQPPDLFATGSWDNEDNRISIWSAGDLGNAGLNGEYHGEPNLLCDIQHNGDVMDMQFLDQERIVVASSTGTVTIFRHHRNNQTLSADHRWEKAHYHVDQDTACGGAACTGVVCNNPEIVTVGEDGRINLFRADQKDAVRTIDNADSSTLHAVTFLRTTEILTVNSIGQLKIWDLRQQRNEPSQIFSLAGDRVPLHCVDRHPNQQHIVATGGQDGMLSIWDIRQGTMPVSLLNAHEAEMWEVHFHPSDPDHLFTCSEDGSLWHWDTSTNVSEKPSFLHQGGRSTAYLSHSTINQSVVSAWLSSDPTKDRMEITNLIPNQTLSVNSLDVLGPCLVYGTDAEAIYVNRQLFA